The Nitrosarchaeum sp. region ATAACCCTACAGGTGTAGTATTTAATGAATCATCACTAAAAAAATTAGTAGAAATTGCAAATCAACATAATTTGTATATTATTTGTGATGAGATTTATGATCAAATAATTTTTGATCAAAAATTTGTAGGAATTGGAAAAGTTGCAGGTGATTCGCCAGTTATTGTTCTAAATGGATTCTCCAAAGTCCATCTAATGTCTGGATGGAGAATTGGATACATTGCATTTAATCAATCATCAAAACTTGATGCACTAAGAGAAAATCTTCCAAAACTTGCACGAGTAAGAATTGCTAGTAATCTCCCAGTTCAGTATGCTGCATTAGAGTCGTTGCGAGGACCACAAGGATACATCGCAGAATTTGTATCTGAATTAAAAAAGCGAAGAGATCTTGTTGTAAAACGACTCAATGAAATGCCTGGTTTATCTTGTCCTAATCCAAAAGGCGCGTTCTATGCTTTTCCAAAAATTGAAGATAATAAATTTGGAACTGATAAAGAGTTTGTACAAAAACTTTTAGAAACAAAAGGAGTTTTAACTGTACATGGTTCTGGATTTGGAGAAAAATATGGTAGTGGACACTTTAGATTGGTGTATTTGCCAAGTCTTGAAATTTTAGATTCGGCAATGAACAAAATTGAAGACTTTGTCAGCTAATAACTCCAAACTGAAAACTTTTGTGGAATTATCTCTATAATGCAGTCTGTATTGTCTAATAGTTCTACCGCAGACTTGTTTTGCAAACTTTTGAAATACCTTGCAAGTATTTTTTTTGCAATTTTTTTTACTTTGTTATTTTCTAAAATGATATTTGCGTTTCCTTGACCCATTACTCCAAAAATTGGAGAATTTACTCCTACATCTACACAAAATGCAACTTTGTTATTTTTTTTAACATTTTGTGCCTTTTTGGTTTTAGTGTTTGTACCTACGTAGATTTTTTTTGAACTATACAAATACCATACAGGTACTATATGTGGAATATTTTTACTTCCTATTGTTGTAAGATGTAAAATTTTTTGGGTTTTTAAAAATTCATCTTTGCGGTTCATGGTTTCTAAATCCTAATAGTATCATAAAAATCCCAAAGCCAATCATACCTACTGACACTTTTTCATTGGTAAATTCAGAATTTAAAATAAAATCCTCTACAAATTCTGGTCCCCAAAGTATTAGTTGTCTTACAAGAACTATTCCTGCCATAATTAAAAACAAAGAGCCAACTGCAGTATACCAGTTTCTTCCCCTA contains the following coding sequences:
- a CDS encoding aminotransferase class I/II-fold pyridoxal phosphate-dependent enzyme; protein product: MKISKKVAGVEYAIRDIVLAARKVEEKGMKVDYLNIGDPVQFGFQPPDNVKEAMINAIRNGENFYSTSEGLKELRVEIAKKENVKGLSISHDDVLITNGVSEGLDMVISSIVEEGDEVLLPGPYYPPYASYVRLHGGIPVEFAVDLDNSTPDIEDIKSKITSKTIAICLISPNNPTGVVFNESSLKKLVEIANQHNLYIICDEIYDQIIFDQKFVGIGKVAGDSPVIVLNGFSKVHLMSGWRIGYIAFNQSSKLDALRENLPKLARVRIASNLPVQYAALESLRGPQGYIAEFVSELKKRRDLVVKRLNEMPGLSCPNPKGAFYAFPKIEDNKFGTDKEFVQKLLETKGVLTVHGSGFGEKYGSGHFRLVYLPSLEILDSAMNKIEDFVS
- a CDS encoding pyridoxamine 5'-phosphate oxidase family protein; the protein is MNRKDEFLKTQKILHLTTIGSKNIPHIVPVWYLYSSKKIYVGTNTKTKKAQNVKKNNKVAFCVDVGVNSPIFGVMGQGNANIILENNKVKKIAKKILARYFKSLQNKSAVELLDNTDCIIEIIPQKFSVWSY